In Chitinophaga nivalis, a single genomic region encodes these proteins:
- the purH gene encoding bifunctional phosphoribosylaminoimidazolecarboxamide formyltransferase/IMP cyclohydrolase, giving the protein MQKQIKSALISVFYKDNLENIVKKLGEQGVTIYSTGGTQKFIEELGVACVAVEDLTAYPSILGGRVKTLHPKVFGGILARRENPQDLEQLKNYEIPEIDLVIVDLYPFEETVKTTSEEQAIIEKIDIGGVSLIRAAGKNFKDVVIVASKDQYADLEKVLTENNGATSLQDRRSFAAKAFEVCAHYDVAISQYFLNNEPGANFQLSVPEGQVNRYGENPHQRGVFYGNLTEVFNKLHGKELSFNNLVDVDAACQLIQEFEATTFAVIKHTNVCGIASRATLKEAWDAALAGDKESAFGGVLVTNKIIDAVTAASISEIFFEILIAPGFEPEALTILQAKKNRILLEQKQPVKSKYMFKNVLNGVLLQDNDNGNYKEWNEVGAHAATAAQKADLEFANIVCKHLKSNAIALVKDQQLVGKGCGQTSRIDALRHAIEKAGQFSFDLKGSVMASDAFFPFDDCVRIAHEQGINAVIQPGGSVRDNDSVEFCKQHDMVMVMTGMRHFRH; this is encoded by the coding sequence ATGCAAAAGCAAATTAAATCAGCGCTGATCTCCGTTTTCTATAAAGATAACCTGGAGAACATTGTTAAAAAGTTAGGTGAACAAGGTGTTACCATCTATTCTACCGGTGGTACACAAAAATTTATTGAGGAGCTGGGTGTTGCCTGCGTGGCAGTTGAAGACCTGACAGCTTATCCTTCTATTTTAGGTGGCCGTGTGAAAACCCTGCACCCTAAAGTATTTGGTGGTATCCTGGCCCGCCGCGAAAATCCGCAGGACCTGGAACAGCTGAAAAACTACGAAATTCCTGAAATAGACCTGGTGATCGTAGATCTCTATCCGTTTGAGGAAACCGTAAAAACCACCAGCGAAGAACAGGCCATCATTGAAAAAATTGACATAGGCGGTGTTTCCCTGATCCGTGCAGCCGGCAAAAACTTCAAAGATGTAGTGATTGTGGCTTCCAAAGATCAGTATGCCGACCTGGAAAAAGTGTTGACAGAAAATAACGGAGCTACTTCCCTGCAGGATCGCAGAAGCTTTGCTGCAAAAGCATTTGAGGTATGTGCACACTATGATGTAGCCATTTCTCAATACTTCCTGAATAACGAACCTGGCGCTAATTTCCAGTTGTCTGTTCCGGAAGGACAGGTAAACCGTTATGGCGAAAACCCGCACCAGCGTGGTGTTTTCTACGGTAACCTGACAGAAGTTTTCAATAAATTACATGGTAAGGAACTTTCTTTCAACAACCTGGTGGATGTAGACGCTGCCTGTCAGCTGATCCAGGAATTTGAAGCTACTACTTTTGCCGTGATCAAACATACCAACGTATGTGGTATTGCTTCCCGCGCTACCCTGAAAGAAGCCTGGGACGCTGCTTTGGCCGGTGATAAGGAAAGTGCATTCGGTGGAGTACTGGTGACCAACAAAATCATTGACGCAGTAACCGCTGCATCCATCAGCGAAATATTCTTCGAAATACTGATTGCTCCTGGTTTTGAGCCGGAAGCCCTCACCATATTACAGGCTAAAAAGAACCGTATCCTGCTGGAACAAAAACAGCCGGTAAAGAGCAAATACATGTTCAAGAATGTACTGAACGGTGTACTGCTGCAGGATAATGATAACGGTAACTACAAAGAGTGGAATGAAGTAGGCGCACATGCTGCTACTGCCGCACAGAAAGCCGACCTGGAATTTGCCAACATTGTGTGCAAACACCTGAAATCAAATGCCATTGCACTGGTGAAAGATCAGCAACTGGTAGGTAAAGGCTGCGGACAAACTTCCCGTATCGATGCCCTGCGTCATGCGATTGAAAAAGCCGGACAGTTCAGCTTCGACCTGAAAGGGTCGGTAATGGCATCCGATGCATTCTTCCCGTTTGATGACTGTGTACGTATTGCGCACGAACAAGGTATCAACGCCGTGATTCAGCC
- a CDS encoding ComEC/Rec2 family competence protein, with product MQFESSLPETTYWKRVPFLRLVTPLLAGITAQYYFSFSPACIWLLLVFPATGWLLFRLLPVHRRFAIALVPGILLCVAIAAAGCWLVHQADIRYQQGFFATMTTDSTLLVLRVTTPPEEDPRSFKATGVVTAIGSGGHWWPAKGNIRLFVRKDSSSNMLRYGDEILVKNQVTPIRSNGNPGAFDYRRYCALQQCYHQLYLRPGEYRKLLQQRGNPIMRAIIHLRRYCLDNLKKYIGSGPEAGMAEALLIGYRRDLEKEIVQSYSNTGIVHVIAISGMHLALLYGSLLWLLQWLPAARWADSLKAVIVLSFLWGFALLTGASASVLRSAVMFTGITIGRFVLQRYTCIYNTLAASAFVLLCYDPSLAMDAGFQLSYLAVLSILLFYTPIYELLSCRQKWLDVCWQMVALSLAAQLLTTPISLYYFHQFPVYFLPANLIAVPLSTLIIYAAAILLFIAPMAAPAAWLGWGIKYLILLMNTCVEWLGKLPGAAIPAIQLNNYQVVSMYVLMGGLALWIMVKWQPGWWLFLAGIAGCIALHAVEIIACNRQRKLVIYNVGAYTAIDYMNGRQVQFIGDDSIWRSPVAAQLQAARNTRRVSPAQIPGCTQYGRYVRLGNRQLVMIDSALPRQLPHKKFVADYLLLAHNPRVQIPQLQAHYDCRLIIFAASNSHYRLQQWKKECRELHQLFYVIGEEGAFIREL from the coding sequence ATGCAGTTTGAATCATCCCTGCCGGAAACCACCTATTGGAAACGGGTGCCTTTCCTGCGTTTGGTAACACCTCTTTTAGCCGGAATTACGGCACAATACTATTTTTCTTTTTCCCCGGCGTGTATATGGCTGTTGCTGGTATTTCCGGCGACCGGGTGGTTGCTGTTTCGCCTGTTGCCGGTGCACCGGCGCTTTGCCATTGCCCTGGTACCGGGCATATTGTTATGCGTTGCTATAGCTGCCGCCGGCTGCTGGTTGGTGCATCAGGCAGATATACGATACCAGCAAGGCTTTTTTGCCACCATGACTACAGACAGTACTTTACTGGTATTACGGGTAACAACACCGCCGGAAGAAGATCCCCGCTCATTTAAAGCCACGGGCGTTGTTACTGCTATTGGGTCTGGCGGACATTGGTGGCCGGCGAAAGGGAATATCCGTTTGTTTGTCAGGAAAGACAGCAGTAGCAATATGCTCCGGTACGGAGATGAAATACTGGTGAAGAATCAGGTAACGCCCATCCGGAGCAATGGTAATCCGGGTGCATTCGATTACCGGCGCTATTGCGCTTTGCAGCAATGCTATCATCAGCTCTACCTGCGGCCGGGCGAATATCGCAAATTGTTGCAGCAGCGAGGAAATCCCATTATGCGCGCTATCATACACCTGCGCAGGTATTGCCTGGATAACCTGAAAAAATATATCGGCAGCGGTCCGGAAGCAGGTATGGCAGAAGCTTTGCTGATTGGTTACCGCCGCGATCTGGAGAAAGAAATTGTACAAAGCTACAGCAACACCGGTATCGTGCATGTAATTGCCATCTCCGGTATGCACCTGGCACTCCTGTATGGTTCACTGTTATGGCTGTTGCAATGGTTGCCGGCTGCGAGGTGGGCGGATAGCCTGAAAGCAGTTATTGTATTGAGTTTCCTTTGGGGATTTGCCTTGTTAACCGGTGCTTCCGCTTCTGTACTACGTTCTGCCGTTATGTTTACCGGCATTACGATCGGTCGTTTTGTGTTGCAACGATATACCTGTATTTACAATACGTTGGCAGCATCTGCGTTTGTGCTATTATGTTATGACCCAAGTCTGGCTATGGATGCGGGTTTTCAGCTTTCCTATCTGGCGGTGCTGAGTATACTGTTGTTTTATACACCCATATACGAACTATTATCCTGCCGGCAAAAATGGTTGGATGTATGCTGGCAGATGGTGGCTTTATCATTGGCTGCGCAGTTATTAACGACTCCCATCAGCCTTTATTATTTTCATCAGTTTCCGGTTTATTTTCTGCCGGCCAATCTGATAGCAGTACCCTTATCCACCCTGATTATTTACGCGGCAGCAATCCTGTTGTTCATCGCTCCCATGGCTGCACCGGCAGCCTGGTTGGGATGGGGCATCAAATACCTGATTCTGCTGATGAATACCTGTGTGGAGTGGCTGGGTAAATTACCCGGCGCTGCTATCCCTGCTATTCAGCTGAACAACTATCAGGTGGTGAGTATGTATGTGCTGATGGGTGGCCTGGCGTTGTGGATAATGGTAAAATGGCAGCCAGGCTGGTGGCTGTTTTTAGCGGGTATTGCCGGCTGCATCGCGCTGCATGCCGTGGAGATAATAGCATGCAACAGGCAGCGTAAATTGGTCATCTATAACGTTGGCGCCTATACGGCTATTGATTATATGAATGGCCGGCAGGTACAATTTATAGGTGATGACAGCATCTGGCGGTCGCCGGTTGCCGCTCAACTGCAAGCTGCCAGAAATACCCGGCGCGTATCACCTGCGCAAATACCCGGCTGCACGCAATATGGGCGGTATGTGCGTTTGGGTAACCGGCAGCTGGTGATGATCGACAGTGCTTTACCCCGGCAGCTACCCCATAAAAAATTTGTAGCCGATTACCTGCTGTTAGCCCACAATCCGCGGGTGCAGATTCCGCAGCTGCAGGCGCATTACGATTGCCGGCTGATTATTTTCGCGGCCTCCAACAGTCATTATCGCTTACAGCAGTGGAAAAAGGAATGCCGGGAGCTGCACCAGCTATTTTATGTGATCGGGGAAGAAGGGGCTTTTATCAGGGAGCTGTAA
- a CDS encoding tetratricopeptide repeat protein: MHKTGVLLTSLLLVCCQLMAQQPIDRHQLMDYLQNQQYNQAVDYLLPKVQSTDAGQIALLAYTYYQAGKPTEAITQYEKVLTLNPDHIAAHQYLAALYMQQERYPAAIDHYQQLTRLQPNHAGHFKQLSFAWFAAQQPDTAFPLLQKAWQLNPADPKVTARLGEEWLDRKNYTTADSLLQAYLRSDSTQAPVIMVAVRATYFLKNYVRCTALGEQLMRLNIASPNTFSYVTAAYFQLKQYQQCIAVKDYLMLRNAAAENILYYAAMAHTQLKQFRESNTLLQLCISMAKSPGLDNYYSGMSANYEAMRQYKPAVASLDTAWYLFHQPLRQYSIGRIYEVHLKNKPVADRYYKRYLQVGRPSNENEADIYKYLRARIEK; this comes from the coding sequence ATGCATAAAACAGGCGTCTTGCTCACCAGCCTACTCCTGGTCTGCTGCCAGCTAATGGCCCAACAACCAATTGACCGGCATCAACTGATGGACTATCTGCAAAATCAACAATACAATCAGGCAGTGGATTACCTCCTGCCCAAAGTACAATCTACCGATGCCGGGCAAATAGCCCTGCTGGCCTATACCTACTATCAGGCAGGCAAACCCACAGAGGCCATTACGCAGTATGAAAAAGTGCTTACTCTCAACCCGGATCATATTGCCGCACACCAATACCTGGCAGCCCTCTATATGCAGCAGGAACGATACCCTGCCGCCATCGATCATTACCAGCAACTCACCCGGCTGCAACCCAACCATGCCGGCCACTTTAAACAACTCAGCTTCGCCTGGTTTGCCGCGCAGCAACCCGATACCGCTTTTCCGCTGCTCCAGAAAGCCTGGCAGCTCAACCCCGCCGATCCTAAAGTAACTGCCCGCCTGGGAGAAGAATGGCTTGACCGGAAGAATTATACTACGGCTGATTCCCTATTGCAGGCCTATCTCCGCTCCGACTCTACGCAGGCTCCTGTTATCATGGTAGCCGTCAGAGCGACTTATTTTCTTAAAAACTATGTTCGCTGCACGGCACTGGGAGAACAACTCATGCGCCTGAACATTGCTTCTCCCAATACTTTCAGCTACGTTACAGCGGCCTATTTTCAATTAAAACAATACCAGCAGTGCATTGCTGTAAAGGATTACCTGATGCTCCGCAATGCAGCAGCGGAAAATATTCTGTACTACGCAGCGATGGCACACACCCAGCTGAAACAATTCCGGGAAAGCAACACGCTCCTGCAGCTATGCATCAGCATGGCCAAATCACCCGGGCTTGATAACTATTATTCCGGCATGTCTGCCAACTATGAAGCCATGCGGCAATACAAACCGGCAGTAGCCAGCCTGGATACCGCGTGGTACCTGTTTCACCAGCCATTGCGCCAGTATAGCATTGGTCGTATCTATGAGGTACATCTCAAAAACAAGCCTGTCGCCGACCGTTATTACAAACGCTACCTGCAGGTGGGAAGGCCTTCTAACGAAAACGAAGCAGATATTTATAAATATTTACGCGCCCGCATTGAAAAATAA
- a CDS encoding 5' nucleotidase, NT5C type — protein MARIAIDMDNVMADLTTHYLNYYEAAYGVKVDPATLKGIPEGSGFPEKDAILGFLHSPGFFRTAPVIAGSQEVIKALSEKHEIFIVSAAMEFPLSLAEKLAWLQEHFPFISWRNIVFCGSKTIVDADYMIDDHDKNLRYFKGVPLLFTAPHNALLTDYKRVNTWQEVAAYFALDTVTAI, from the coding sequence ATGGCAAGGATAGCAATCGATATGGACAATGTTATGGCCGACCTGACGACCCATTACCTGAATTATTATGAAGCAGCGTATGGCGTTAAGGTGGATCCGGCCACCCTGAAAGGCATTCCGGAAGGTAGCGGGTTTCCGGAAAAAGATGCTATTCTCGGTTTTTTACATTCACCTGGCTTTTTCAGAACAGCACCGGTTATTGCCGGCAGCCAGGAAGTCATCAAAGCATTATCTGAAAAACATGAAATATTCATTGTGTCTGCAGCAATGGAATTCCCGCTTTCTTTAGCAGAGAAACTGGCGTGGCTGCAGGAACATTTTCCCTTCATCAGTTGGCGCAACATTGTATTCTGCGGTAGTAAAACCATTGTGGATGCAGATTACATGATAGATGACCACGACAAGAACCTCCGGTATTTCAAGGGAGTGCCCCTGTTATTTACAGCACCGCATAACGCCCTGCTGACAGATTACAAGCGGGTGAATACCTGGCAGGAAGTAGCAGCGTATTTTGCGCTGGACACAGTAACGGCTATATAA
- a CDS encoding helix-turn-helix domain-containing protein — MMQSSLIHMGQRLKQILKQKKIKIVDFAKMAGFTNQIAHYHLRKGDMKRATMERFCGLIGITIEEFVRWNGAMLLTNGKSIHHGNRLQAIIAEKGLNKSKLAGRLNMSRRTMYNLFEKENFSPDELDRVVKGLDTTTDAFLNPGLVQESRNTDSEEMMLLREKYYKLLEEHNQLLKNYALLKDEVMQLKKEMTALRKQLSDKHA; from the coding sequence ATGATGCAGTCGAGCCTGATACACATGGGTCAGCGGTTAAAGCAGATACTCAAACAGAAGAAGATTAAAATTGTTGATTTTGCAAAGATGGCAGGTTTTACGAACCAGATAGCCCACTATCATCTGCGCAAAGGCGATATGAAACGGGCCACCATGGAGCGTTTTTGTGGCCTGATTGGTATTACGATAGAAGAGTTTGTTCGATGGAACGGCGCTATGTTATTGACCAATGGGAAAAGCATTCACCATGGAAACCGGTTACAGGCCATTATCGCGGAGAAAGGACTCAACAAAAGCAAGCTGGCAGGGCGTTTAAACATGAGCCGCCGCACGATGTACAACCTTTTTGAAAAAGAAAACTTCTCGCCCGATGAACTGGACCGGGTAGTCAAAGGGTTAGACACTACCACAGATGCCTTCCTGAATCCGGGACTGGTACAGGAATCCCGTAATACCGACAGTGAAGAAATGATGTTGTTGCGGGAAAAATATTATAAACTGCTGGAAGAGCATAATCAGCTGTTGAAAAATTATGCCCTCCTTAAAGACGAAGTAATGCAGCTGAAAAAAGAAATGACAGCGCTCCGGAAGCAGCTGTCTGATAAGCACGCCTGA
- a CDS encoding MFS transporter, with product MNKRSIRIAVSALFFLTGLCFASWASRIPDIQQAMGLNDAGLGGVLLALPVGSLISLPIAGILVSRFGSKQVFIIAAVAYALILPALGLAREPWVLMLFLVLFGFCGNLGNIAVNTQAVAVEAIYGRSIMASFHGLWSVAGFTGAAIGTLMAGLNIPPFYHFLLITAMSWTIVLLTMRYMVAQDHNVQENQPLFVKPDRFLLILGIIAMCSMICEGTMFDWSGVYFRRVVHVRDGISGAGYAAFMSTMASGRFVADWLTTRIGVKKMLLLSGVLTAGGLMVAVIFPYFMTAMLGFMLVGAGVSAVVPLVYSAAGKSTVMSPGMALAAVSTIGYLGFLCGPPLIGFVAQASSLAMSFSLIAIMGLAIAVMSSRIKL from the coding sequence ATGAATAAGAGAAGCATACGGATAGCCGTGAGTGCTTTGTTTTTCCTGACCGGACTTTGTTTTGCCAGCTGGGCTTCCCGTATTCCGGATATCCAGCAGGCGATGGGGTTGAACGATGCCGGTCTGGGCGGTGTGTTGCTGGCATTGCCGGTAGGTTCCCTGATTTCTTTGCCTATTGCTGGTATACTGGTATCCCGGTTCGGCAGCAAACAGGTATTTATCATCGCCGCTGTGGCCTATGCCTTGATTCTGCCGGCACTGGGCCTGGCACGGGAACCGTGGGTGTTAATGCTTTTCCTGGTATTGTTTGGTTTCTGCGGTAACCTGGGCAATATTGCTGTGAATACACAGGCAGTGGCCGTAGAGGCTATATATGGCCGTTCTATCATGGCGTCTTTTCACGGATTGTGGAGTGTGGCCGGTTTTACCGGTGCGGCTATCGGTACCCTGATGGCGGGATTGAACATACCGCCGTTCTATCATTTTCTGCTGATCACAGCCATGTCCTGGACCATCGTATTGCTGACCATGCGGTATATGGTAGCACAGGATCATAATGTACAGGAAAATCAGCCTTTGTTTGTAAAGCCAGACCGTTTCCTGCTGATACTGGGAATTATTGCCATGTGCTCTATGATATGCGAGGGTACTATGTTTGACTGGAGTGGTGTATACTTCAGAAGAGTCGTACATGTACGGGACGGTATATCCGGCGCAGGGTATGCGGCATTTATGAGTACCATGGCTTCCGGCAGGTTTGTGGCCGATTGGCTGACTACCCGTATTGGGGTGAAAAAGATGTTGCTGCTGAGTGGGGTGTTAACCGCTGGCGGCTTGATGGTCGCTGTTATTTTCCCTTACTTCATGACCGCTATGCTGGGCTTTATGCTGGTGGGAGCGGGCGTGTCGGCAGTGGTGCCACTGGTGTACAGTGCTGCGGGCAAATCTACTGTGATGTCGCCGGGAATGGCGTTGGCAGCTGTTTCTACCATCGGTTACCTGGGTTTCCTTTGTGGCCCGCCATTGATCGGATTTGTGGCGCAGGCCAGTAGTCTGGCGATGTCATTTTCCCTGATAGCCATAATGGGTCTGGCTATCGCGGTCATGTCTTCCCGGATAAAATTATAA
- the carB gene encoding carbamoyl-phosphate synthase large subunit, producing MPKDSSIKSVLIIGSGPIIIGQACEFDYSGSQAARSLREEGIKVILINSNPATIMTDPMMADKVYLLPLTVESIEQILAENQIDAVLPTMGGQTALNLCKEVDELGIWEKNNVRLIGVDIKAIDKAEDREQFRQWMIQLGIPVAPARTANSYLEGKEFAQEIGFPLVIRPSFTLGGTGGGFVHGKEDLDEALDRGLKASPIHEVLVEKAVLGWKEYELELLRDKNDNVVIICTVENLDPMGIHTGDSITVAPAMTLSDTAFQDMRNKAMMMMRDLGNFAGGCNVQFSLNPENEELIAIEINPRVSRSSALASKATGYPIAKIAAKLAIGYTLDELENQITKTTSAFFEPALDYVIVKMPRWNFDKFKGADDTLGLQMKSVGEVMAIGRTFPEALQKACQSLENDALGLGYYGKSLMKSEQLVEKLKRPTWDRIFRIKDALMAGVSVKHIHQLTFIDRWFLHQIQDIVNLEKQLLEHDLESVPTDMLSDAKKMGFSDKQLSVLFGNCEEDEVYEKRKALNIVRTYKMVDTCSAEFEAKTPYFYSTFDTENESKVTDKKKIIVLGSGPNRIGQGIEFDYCCTHGLQAIQDCGYEAIMVNCNPETVSTDFDMADKLYFEPVFWEHLWEIIELEKPAGVIVQLGGQTALKLAKRLEEKGIKIIGTSFDNMDIAEDRGRFSDMLKDLGIPYPKYGTAYDTDDAIEVAKEVGYPVLVRPSYVLGGQRMRIVINEEELEESVLSLLRHLPGNKILIDHFLDRCQEAEIDGIFDGTDFHVMGVMEHIEPAGIHSGDSHALLPAFNLTPIEVTTMEYYAEKIARALDIRGLINIQFAIKNGQVYVIEANPRASRTTPFIAKAYQVPYLNIATKVMLGANKLKDFTIEKKLTGFAIKEPVFSFNKFPGVNKELGPEMKSTGEAIRFIKDLRDPYFRQLYKEKSMYLSK from the coding sequence ATGCCAAAAGACTCATCTATCAAATCTGTTCTCATTATCGGTTCTGGTCCCATTATTATTGGTCAGGCTTGCGAATTTGACTATTCCGGTTCCCAGGCAGCACGTTCGCTGCGGGAAGAAGGAATTAAAGTGATATTGATTAATTCCAACCCGGCTACCATCATGACGGACCCTATGATGGCTGATAAGGTTTATTTGCTACCACTGACCGTGGAGAGCATTGAGCAGATTCTGGCAGAAAACCAGATAGATGCCGTACTTCCCACGATGGGTGGTCAAACAGCACTGAACCTTTGTAAAGAAGTAGACGAGCTGGGAATATGGGAAAAAAATAATGTGCGCCTGATTGGGGTTGACATTAAAGCCATCGACAAAGCAGAAGACCGCGAACAGTTCCGTCAGTGGATGATCCAGCTGGGTATACCTGTCGCGCCGGCCAGAACAGCCAACTCTTACCTCGAAGGAAAAGAGTTTGCACAGGAAATCGGATTTCCGCTGGTAATCCGTCCTTCCTTTACACTGGGTGGTACCGGTGGTGGTTTCGTACACGGCAAAGAAGATCTGGATGAAGCCCTGGACCGTGGTTTGAAAGCATCTCCCATTCACGAAGTACTGGTAGAAAAAGCAGTACTGGGATGGAAAGAATATGAACTGGAACTGCTGCGCGATAAAAACGACAACGTTGTTATTATCTGTACCGTAGAGAACCTGGACCCAATGGGTATCCACACCGGAGACTCCATCACTGTAGCTCCTGCCATGACCCTGAGCGATACCGCTTTCCAGGACATGCGTAACAAAGCCATGATGATGATGCGCGACCTCGGCAACTTCGCCGGTGGTTGTAACGTACAGTTCTCCCTGAATCCGGAAAATGAAGAACTGATTGCCATTGAAATCAATCCGCGTGTAAGCCGCTCCTCTGCGCTGGCTTCCAAAGCAACCGGTTATCCGATTGCCAAGATTGCTGCCAAACTGGCCATCGGTTATACCCTGGATGAACTGGAAAATCAGATCACCAAAACCACTTCCGCTTTCTTTGAACCGGCACTGGATTACGTAATTGTAAAAATGCCTCGCTGGAACTTCGATAAGTTCAAAGGAGCTGATGATACCCTGGGCTTACAGATGAAATCTGTAGGTGAGGTAATGGCCATTGGCCGCACCTTCCCGGAAGCATTACAGAAAGCTTGTCAAAGTCTGGAAAATGATGCACTCGGATTAGGTTATTATGGTAAATCACTCATGAAGAGTGAACAACTGGTGGAGAAACTGAAACGCCCGACCTGGGATCGTATCTTCCGTATTAAAGATGCGCTCATGGCCGGTGTTTCCGTAAAACATATTCACCAGCTGACTTTCATTGACCGTTGGTTCCTGCACCAGATACAGGATATCGTGAATCTGGAAAAACAATTACTGGAACACGACCTGGAAAGCGTACCTACCGATATGCTCAGCGATGCCAAGAAAATGGGCTTCTCCGATAAACAGCTGTCAGTATTGTTTGGTAACTGCGAGGAAGATGAAGTATACGAAAAACGTAAAGCGCTCAACATTGTACGTACCTATAAAATGGTAGATACCTGCAGCGCGGAATTTGAAGCAAAAACACCTTACTTCTATTCTACTTTTGATACAGAAAATGAAAGTAAAGTAACAGATAAGAAGAAGATCATTGTACTGGGTTCCGGTCCTAACAGAATCGGTCAGGGTATTGAATTCGACTACTGTTGCACACACGGTTTACAAGCCATACAGGATTGCGGATATGAAGCCATCATGGTAAACTGTAACCCGGAAACTGTTTCTACCGACTTCGACATGGCAGATAAACTGTACTTCGAACCGGTATTCTGGGAACACCTGTGGGAAATCATTGAGCTGGAAAAACCAGCAGGGGTGATTGTACAGCTGGGTGGTCAAACAGCCCTGAAACTGGCTAAGCGCCTGGAAGAAAAAGGAATCAAAATTATCGGTACCTCTTTCGATAACATGGATATTGCAGAAGATCGCGGCCGGTTCTCCGACATGCTGAAAGACCTGGGTATCCCTTATCCTAAATATGGTACTGCCTATGATACCGACGACGCGATCGAAGTAGCCAAAGAAGTAGGCTACCCGGTACTGGTGCGTCCTTCCTATGTATTGGGCGGACAACGTATGCGTATTGTGATCAATGAGGAAGAACTGGAAGAATCTGTACTGAGCCTGCTCAGACATCTGCCCGGTAATAAAATCCTGATCGATCACTTCCTCGATCGTTGCCAGGAAGCAGAAATCGATGGTATTTTCGATGGTACCGACTTCCATGTAATGGGTGTAATGGAACATATTGAACCGGCAGGTATTCACAGTGGCGATAGCCATGCTTTGTTACCAGCCTTCAATCTGACGCCTATTGAAGTAACCACGATGGAATACTATGCAGAGAAAATCGCACGGGCACTGGATATCCGCGGATTGATCAACATACAGTTTGCCATCAAAAATGGTCAGGTGTATGTGATTGAAGCCAACCCACGTGCTTCCCGTACAACACCGTTTATTGCCAAAGCATACCAGGTGCCTTACCTGAACATCGCTACCAAAGTGATGCTCGGCGCCAATAAACTGAAAGACTTTACCATCGAAAAGAAACTCACTGGTTTTGCGATCAAGGAGCCGGTATTCTCTTTCAATAAATTCCCTGGTGTAAACAAAGAGCTCGGACCTGAAATGAAATCTACCGGAGAAGCGATCCGCTTTATCAAAGACCTGCGTGATCCTTACTTCAGACAGTTATACAAAGAGAAGAGCATGTACCTGAGTAAATAA
- a CDS encoding DeoR/GlpR family DNA-binding transcription regulator, whose protein sequence is MLREERLDYILKKLQTDHKVLQTELSNDLQVSEDTVRRDLESLAQNGQLIKVRGGAIPHSPNPYSFKERIEYHEEDKRHIAGKALSFLHDGQTIILDGGTTTLMLARLFPPNLRITVVTNSVPILALLIEHPLIEVIFTGGRIGKDSRTAGGMDTIRMLEKLRADICFLGICSLHPDAGVTGLDLAEADVKSVMVAAANKTIALATSDKMGTAEPFKVCEITGLDTIVTDNPELPSLKPYINLGIQVI, encoded by the coding sequence ATGTTGAGAGAAGAAAGGTTGGATTATATCCTGAAGAAACTGCAGACAGATCATAAAGTATTGCAGACAGAGCTGAGCAACGATCTGCAGGTATCGGAAGATACGGTACGGCGTGATCTGGAATCCCTGGCGCAAAATGGGCAGCTCATTAAAGTGAGGGGCGGCGCTATTCCCCATTCTCCCAATCCGTATTCCTTTAAGGAAAGGATAGAATACCATGAAGAAGATAAACGCCATATAGCCGGCAAAGCATTGTCATTCCTGCACGACGGGCAGACCATCATCCTGGACGGTGGTACTACTACCTTAATGCTGGCCCGGTTGTTTCCGCCCAATCTGCGTATTACTGTTGTCACCAACAGTGTACCGATTCTGGCGCTGCTCATAGAACATCCGCTTATAGAAGTCATATTTACCGGAGGCCGTATCGGCAAAGACTCCCGGACTGCCGGTGGTATGGATACCATCCGTATGCTCGAAAAACTGCGGGCAGACATCTGTTTCCTGGGTATCTGCAGCTTACATCCGGATGCAGGGGTAACTGGTTTGGATCTTGCAGAAGCAGATGTAAAGAGTGTGATGGTAGCAGCAGCCAACAAAACCATTGCCTTGGCCACCAGTGATAAAATGGGTACAGCCGAACCTTTTAAAGTATGTGAAATTACCGGTTTGGATACCATTGTCACGGATAATCCGGAGCTGCCATCACTAAAACCGTATATTAATCTGGGCATCCAGGTGATCTAA